A part of Stegostoma tigrinum isolate sSteTig4 chromosome 6, sSteTig4.hap1, whole genome shotgun sequence genomic DNA contains:
- the rnf6 gene encoding E3 ubiquitin-protein ligase RNF6 produces the protein IPSTMDLPNRASHRGDQQSPIENLNRSEDERSRQLERLSREEAYYQFINDLSEEDYRLMRDSNLLGTPGEITAEELQQRLDGAKEQLTSQNAVGNYEPEQRQNQGSDTPGESSSSDSLLEWLNTFRRTGNATRSGQSGNQTWRAVSRTNPNSGEFRFSLEININHEHDAGNGQSLDPSTLENRDRNVEDARLLSLLTPVASRTRSRTRAHVQVTNFGGTVRVEELGAAQVSPPFTQRSFRSATIDRITGRLRPRRPSMNRQAVLSAAVDRQVGRRRAGRHSVRRLQGDNQERQSDPAQLQSHSVPTSVRESRARRHMEQRRSSRNFQNRRSRSPLHRTSVPVNFLDRSLSHQEDYLQPRQSTRRQRTTDQSTMTTEELQAVSSNPSLQSMGGGIIRQQVVDEGDVNHPSGSSVAVRRHPTIMLDLQVRRIRPGESRDRDSIANRTRSRVRMAENTVTFESDSGGFRRTISRSELAGIRTYVSTIRIPLRRISETGLGEPSSIALRSILRQIMTGFGELSSLMENDSDSELNQRVQQDQSERSDSVSSQISPNSSLLNLNNQSTNLLTGDRSESEQMNESMQNETLDNAAGSQETRPSRDTNSLVENGTLPILRLAHFFLLNDDDEDERQRGLTKEQIDNLLTRNYGNISAENEVSKTCSVCINDYAVGNKLRRLPCAHEFHIHCIDRWLSENSTCPICRQPILGSSN, from the exons ATCCCCAGCACCATGGACCTTCCTAATCGTGCCAGTCATAGAGGAGATCAGCAGTCGCCCATAGAAAACTTAAACCGCAGCGAAGATGAGCGCAGCCGACAGTTGGAGCGCCTGAGTCGAGAGGAAGCATACTACCAGTTTATTAATGACCTGAGTGAGGAGGACTACCGACTTATGAGAGACAGCAACCTTCTTGGCACTCCAG GTGAAATTACAGCAGAAGAGCTGCAACAGCGTTTGGATGGTGCAAAGGAGCAATTAACATCACAAAATGCTGTTGGAAACTATGAACCTGAACAAAGGCAGAACCAAG GCTCTGACACACCAGGGGAAAGTTCCAGTAGCGATTCCCTTCTTGAGTGGCTAAACACATTCAGGCGTACAGGAAATGCCACCCGCAGTGGACAAAGTGGAAACCAGACATGGAGAGCTGTTAGTCGGACAAACCCCAACAGTGGCGAGTTTCGCTTCAGCTTGGAAATTAATATTAATCATGAGCATGATGCTGGCAACGGTCAGTCTTTGGACCCGTCTACGCTAGAAAATCGGGACAGAAATGTAGAAGATGCTCGACTGCTAAGTTTATTGACTCCTGTTGCTAGTCGTACAAGAAGTCGCACTCGAGCCCACGTGCAAGTGACCAATTTTGGAGGCACAGTGAGAGTTGAAGAACTTGGAGCCGCGCAAGTTAGTCCACCTTTCACTCAAAGGAGTTTCAGAAGTGCAACTATTGACAGAATCACAGGTAGGCTAAGGCCCAGGCGACCAAGCATGAACCGACAAGCTGTTTTAAGTGCAGCAGTTGACCGACAAGTAGGAAGACGAAGAGCAGGACGGCATAGTGTTAGAAGATTGCAGGGAGACAATCAGGAACGTCAAAGTGACCCTGCACAGTTACAAAGTCATAGTGTTCCAactagtgtgagagagagtcgtGCACGCCGGCACATGGAGCAACGTAGATCTTCCAGGAATTTTCAAAACCGACGGAGTCGTTCACCCTTGCATAGAACAAGTGTTCCTGTAAATTTTTTGGATAGGTCTTTATCCCACCAGGAGGATTATTTACAACCAAGACAAAGCACAAGGAGGCAACGGACAACGGACCAATCCACCATGACGACTGAGGAACTGCAGGCTGTCAGCAGCAATCCTTCCTTGCAATCAATGGGTGGTGGAATAATTAGACAACAAGTTGTGGACGAGGGGGATGTAAACCATCCCAGTGGATCCTCTGTAGCTGTTCGAAGGCACCCAACTATTATGTTAGATCTTCAGGTGAGAAGGATACGTCCTGGAGAAAGTAGAGATCGTGACAGTATTGCTAACAGAACTCGATCTCGTGTCCGAATGGCAGAAAATACAGTGACCTTTGAAAGTGACAGTGGTGGTTTCCGCCGTACTATCTCACGGTCTGAACTTGCAGGTATTAGGACTTACGTTAGCACTATCCGTATACCTCTACGCAGGATATCTGAAACTGGGCTTGGAGAGCCATCATCCATAGCCTTGAGGTCAATACTTCGTCAGATTATGACAGGATTCGGTGAACTAAGCTCTCTAATGGAGAATGATTCCGATTCTGAACTTAACCAAAGAGTTCAGCAGGACCAGTCTGAGAGGTCTGATTCAGTAAGCTCGCAGATCAGTCCTAACAGCAGTCTCTTGAATTTAAATAATCAGTCAACTAACTTATTAACAGGGGACCGATCAGAAAGTGAgcaaatgaatgaaagcatgcagaATGAAACCCTTGACAATGCTGCTGGAagccaagagacacgaccaagtCGAGACACAAACAGTTTAGTGGAAAATGGTACCCTGCCAATCTTGCGGCTTGCGCACTTCTTTTTGCtgaatgatgatgatgaagatgaGCGCCAGAGGGGTTTGACCAAAGAACAAATAGACAATCTTTTGACTCGGAATTATGGAAACATTAGTGCAGAAAATGAAGTCAGCAAAACCTGCAGTGTATGTATTAATGATTATGCAGTTGGGAACAAGCTTAGAAGGCTGCCTTGTGCACATGAATTTCATATTCATTGCATCGACCGTTGGCTTTCTGAAAACTCTACCTGCCCTATTTGTCGACAACCTATTTTGGGCTCCAGTAATTGA